One segment of Anaerolineae bacterium DNA contains the following:
- a CDS encoding ABC transporter permease, with protein MSEAISTAALPAVRRPTNLWLDAWRRLRRNKLAIAGMVLIGLLVLMAIFAEQLAPYDPYQQWLTLRKAPPSREHLLGMDEVGRDVLSRVIFGSRVSLQVGVLSVLGAIAAGTLIGALAGYFGGWFDQLVMRLMDIMLAFPSLLLALTIVTVLGPGLLNMLYAIAIVSVPTYARLVRASVLSVKEEDYVLAARAVGCSPARILFVDILPNCLTPIIVQGTLGIGTAVLDAAALGFLGLGAQPPTPEWGTMLGRAQQVFFSAPHIGIFPGLAILRSVLGFNLLGDG; from the coding sequence ATGAGTGAGGCGATTTCGACCGCGGCGCTTCCTGCCGTTCGCCGGCCAACCAATCTCTGGCTGGATGCCTGGCGCCGACTGCGCCGCAACAAGCTGGCCATCGCCGGCATGGTGCTCATCGGCCTGCTGGTGCTGATGGCCATTTTCGCTGAGCAGTTGGCCCCCTATGACCCGTATCAACAGTGGCTGACTCTGCGCAAGGCCCCACCTTCGCGCGAGCATCTGCTGGGCATGGATGAGGTCGGTCGGGATGTGCTCAGCCGGGTCATTTTCGGGAGCCGGGTGTCCCTGCAGGTGGGTGTGCTCTCGGTGCTGGGGGCGATCGCGGCCGGCACGCTCATCGGCGCGCTGGCCGGCTACTTCGGCGGCTGGTTCGATCAGCTCGTCATGCGCCTGATGGACATCATGCTGGCCTTCCCCAGCCTTCTGCTGGCGCTGACCATCGTCACGGTGCTGGGACCCGGCCTGCTCAACATGCTGTATGCCATCGCCATCGTGTCCGTGCCGACCTATGCCCGGCTGGTGCGCGCCTCGGTGCTCTCGGTCAAGGAGGAGGATTACGTCCTGGCGGCGCGGGCGGTGGGCTGTTCGCCGGCGCGCATCCTGTTCGTGGACATCCTCCCCAACTGTCTGACCCCCATTATCGTGCAGGGCACGCTGGGCATCGGCACGGCGGTGCTGGACGCCGCGGCGCTGGGATTCCTGGGGCTGGGCGCCCAACCACCGACCCCCGAGTGGGGGACCATGCTGGGGCGCGCCCAGCAGGTCTTTTTCTCGGCGCCGCACATCGGTATTTTCCCCGGTCTCGCTATCCTGCGGAGTGTGTTGGGGTTTAACCTGTTGGGGGATGGTC
- a CDS encoding ABC transporter permease — MIRYIIRRLLLLIPVLLGISIITFALMRLIPGDPARIMAGERATEEQVQRVREAWGLNKPITEQYLIYLGKVVRGDLGKSLKRNEDVITEIRWALPTTLELAFSAMFVACLFGIPAGILAAYRRNSWWDLTVMTASLVGISMPVFWLGLLLIYLFALRLGWLPPSGRLSIGIEFQPITGMYMLDALLRGNMAVFVDAVKHMILPAFTVGTIPMAVIARMTRSSLLEVLRQDYVRTARAKGLSERLVLTRHALKNAFLPIITVIGLQLGSLMVGAILTETIYSLPGIGRLIIDRILSRDYPVVQGAVLFFASTFVIINLLVDISYAYLDPRIRYQ, encoded by the coding sequence GTGATACGCTACATCATCCGCCGATTATTGCTGTTAATACCCGTCCTGCTGGGCATTTCCATCATCACCTTCGCGCTGATGCGCCTGATCCCGGGGGACCCTGCGCGCATCATGGCCGGCGAACGCGCTACCGAGGAACAGGTCCAGCGCGTGCGCGAGGCCTGGGGGCTGAACAAGCCCATCACGGAGCAGTATCTCATTTACCTGGGCAAAGTGGTGCGCGGCGATCTGGGGAAATCGCTGAAGCGCAATGAGGACGTCATCACTGAAATCCGCTGGGCACTGCCCACCACGTTGGAGCTGGCCTTCTCGGCCATGTTCGTGGCCTGTCTGTTCGGCATACCCGCCGGCATCCTCGCCGCCTACCGCCGCAATTCCTGGTGGGACCTGACGGTGATGACCGCCAGCCTGGTGGGCATCTCCATGCCGGTCTTCTGGCTGGGGCTTCTGCTGATATACCTCTTTGCCCTGCGGCTGGGATGGCTTCCGCCTTCTGGCCGGCTCTCCATCGGCATAGAATTCCAGCCCATCACCGGCATGTACATGCTGGATGCCCTCCTGCGGGGCAATATGGCGGTGTTCGTGGATGCCGTGAAGCACATGATCCTGCCGGCCTTCACCGTGGGCACCATTCCCATGGCGGTTATCGCCCGCATGACCCGCTCCAGCCTGCTGGAGGTACTGCGGCAGGACTACGTGCGCACGGCGCGCGCCAAAGGGCTTTCGGAGCGGTTGGTGCTGACGCGCCATGCGCTGAAGAACGCCTTCCTGCCCATCATCACTGTCATCGGACTGCAGTTGGGCAGTTTGATGGTGGGCGCCATCCTGACCGAGACCATTTACTCGCTCCCCGGCATCGGCCGGCTGATCATTGACCGCATCCTCTCGCGCGATTATCCGGTGGTGCAGGGAGCGGTGCTCTTTTTCGCCAGCACCTTCGTCATCATCAATCTGTTGGTGGATATCTCGTACGCCTATCTGGACCCGCGCATTCGCTATCAGTAG
- a CDS encoding transporter substrate-binding domain-containing protein gives MKHKRIWSWLVVALVIIGLLAGCAPQPTPAPATQPPAEPTATPAPKPTDTPKPAKTHFVIATDASFPPMEFVDENKNLVGFDIDLMEAIAKAMGFTVEWKNTAWDGIFAGLESGDYDAIMSSVTITDERKQKYDFSDPYINAGQAVVVRADETAIQSHKDLAGKVVGAQIGTTGAFAVEKIEGATLKEYDTIDLALMDLVNKNIDAVVVDTPVAADYALASETFKGKLKIVGEPFTEEYYGLCVRKGETELLKLFNEGLKKVKASGEYDKIYKKWIAGEGTAPAEIGAAVPPPNPDAKSLLRWVEAVDEYTVKFYLNRPNASFINTLAMNNFAIMSPAAIEKYGPDIFKNPVGTGPYVFKEWIPNDKITVVANPDYWGEAPKIKTVVFRAIPDNSARFLELKAGTIDGMEGANPDDIAVAEKDPNLQVVWRPAFNVGYLGINMAMEPFDDVRVRKAIAYAIDKKAIVDAFYAGFGEPAKEFMPPSLWGYDPDIEDYPYDPAKAKELLAEAGFPNGFETELWVMPVARPYFPQPAQVGEAIQQYLADVGIKAKIVQYDWGTYLDKISAGGEHKLFMLGWTGDNGDPDNFLCVFFCGGDNSFNMGPADPALKDLLMKAVAETDFAKREEMYKQANRMIHDLVPGVPIAHTKVPIFLKKTIKNFIPSPIGLPYWWLAENEAGDTVIYGRSGDSVGLDPANVTDGESLMVTEQMLEGLVALEAGTTNPVPSLAVEWTASPDGLEWTFKLRQGVKFHDGTPFNAEAVVFNFMRWWDPAHPYHFPDWTWDYWAYMFGGFKGE, from the coding sequence ATGAAACACAAACGCATCTGGAGCTGGCTTGTGGTTGCGCTGGTCATTATCGGCCTGCTGGCCGGCTGTGCACCTCAGCCCACGCCCGCGCCAGCGACCCAACCGCCGGCCGAACCCACCGCGACCCCGGCTCCCAAGCCGACCGACACCCCGAAACCAGCCAAGACCCATTTCGTCATCGCCACCGATGCCTCGTTCCCGCCCATGGAATTCGTGGACGAGAACAAGAACCTGGTCGGGTTTGATATCGACCTGATGGAAGCCATCGCCAAGGCGATGGGCTTCACCGTGGAGTGGAAGAACACGGCCTGGGACGGCATCTTCGCCGGCCTGGAGAGCGGTGACTACGACGCCATCATGTCCTCCGTCACCATCACCGACGAACGCAAGCAGAAGTATGACTTCTCCGATCCCTACATCAACGCCGGCCAGGCGGTGGTGGTGCGCGCCGACGAGACCGCCATCCAGAGCCACAAGGACCTCGCCGGCAAGGTCGTCGGTGCCCAGATCGGCACGACCGGCGCGTTCGCCGTGGAGAAGATCGAGGGCGCCACGCTGAAAGAGTACGACACCATTGACCTGGCGCTGATGGACTTGGTCAATAAGAATATTGATGCGGTGGTGGTGGACACGCCTGTCGCCGCCGACTACGCCCTGGCCTCCGAGACCTTCAAGGGCAAGCTGAAAATCGTGGGCGAGCCTTTCACCGAGGAGTACTACGGCCTGTGCGTGCGCAAGGGCGAGACCGAACTGCTGAAGCTCTTCAATGAGGGCCTGAAGAAGGTCAAGGCCTCGGGCGAGTACGACAAGATTTACAAGAAGTGGATCGCCGGCGAAGGCACTGCGCCGGCGGAGATCGGCGCCGCGGTGCCGCCGCCCAACCCCGATGCCAAGAGCCTCCTGCGCTGGGTGGAGGCGGTGGACGAGTACACCGTCAAATTCTATCTGAACCGGCCCAACGCCTCGTTCATCAACACCCTCGCGATGAACAACTTCGCCATCATGAGCCCCGCCGCCATCGAGAAGTACGGCCCGGACATCTTCAAGAACCCGGTCGGCACCGGCCCATACGTGTTCAAGGAATGGATCCCCAACGACAAGATCACGGTGGTGGCCAACCCGGATTACTGGGGCGAGGCACCTAAGATCAAGACGGTGGTGTTCCGCGCTATTCCCGACAACTCCGCCCGCTTCCTGGAGCTGAAGGCCGGCACCATTGACGGCATGGAAGGCGCCAACCCCGACGACATCGCCGTGGCGGAGAAGGACCCCAACCTGCAGGTGGTCTGGCGGCCGGCGTTCAACGTGGGCTACCTGGGCATCAACATGGCCATGGAACCCTTTGACGATGTGCGCGTGCGCAAGGCCATTGCCTACGCCATCGACAAGAAGGCCATCGTGGATGCGTTCTATGCCGGCTTCGGCGAGCCCGCCAAGGAGTTTATGCCGCCCTCCCTGTGGGGCTATGACCCCGATATCGAGGATTATCCGTATGACCCCGCCAAGGCCAAGGAACTCCTGGCAGAGGCCGGCTTCCCGAACGGCTTCGAGACCGAGCTGTGGGTGATGCCGGTGGCGCGGCCGTACTTCCCACAGCCGGCGCAGGTGGGCGAGGCCATCCAGCAGTACCTGGCCGATGTCGGCATCAAGGCCAAGATCGTGCAGTATGACTGGGGCACCTACCTGGACAAGATCTCCGCCGGCGGCGAGCATAAGCTCTTCATGCTCGGCTGGACGGGCGACAACGGCGACCCCGACAACTTCCTGTGCGTCTTCTTCTGCGGCGGCGATAACTCCTTCAACATGGGGCCGGCCGACCCCGCCCTGAAGGACCTGCTCATGAAGGCGGTGGCGGAGACCGACTTCGCCAAGCGCGAGGAGATGTACAAGCAGGCCAACCGCATGATCCATGACCTGGTGCCCGGCGTGCCTATCGCCCACACCAAGGTGCCCATCTTCCTGAAGAAGACCATCAAGAACTTCATCCCCAGCCCCATCGGCCTGCCGTACTGGTGGCTGGCGGAGAACGAGGCCGGCGACACGGTTATCTACGGCCGCAGTGGCGACTCGGTGGGCCTTGACCCGGCCAACGTCACCGACGGCGAGTCCCTGATGGTGACCGAGCAGATGCTGGAAGGGCTGGTGGCGCTGGAAGCCGGCACCACCAACCCGGTGCCCAGCCTGGCGGTCGAATGGACCGCTTCGCCGGACGGCCTGGAATGGACCTTCAAACTGCGCCAGGGCGTGAAGTTCCACGACGGCACACCGTTCAACGCCGAGGCGGTCGTCTTCAACTTCATGCGCTGGTGGGACCCGGCCCATCCGTACCACTTCCCGGATTGGACCTGGGACTACTGGGCCTACATGTTCGGCGGCTTCAAGGGCGAATAA